In Antedon mediterranea chromosome 10, ecAntMedi1.1, whole genome shotgun sequence, one genomic interval encodes:
- the LOC140060936 gene encoding hemagglutinin/amebocyte aggregation factor-like, protein MKCTCVLVLFMISHVIADWHNDFDTGVNFECPSGQAIYKIKSYHDNSREDRVFEFFCKNFPTSFSKCTWTNYVNEWDKPFSATCPYNGVIVGANSYHDNGREDRLWKWYCCESNAYYAVNCYETPLINDWDAYHEYTAPSGYFIHGVAGYHDNNREDRRWQYNVCQIKTY, encoded by the exons ATGAAGTGTACATGTGTGTTGGTGCTTTTCATGATCAGTCACGTGATTGCAGATTGGCACAACGATTTCGATACTGGCGTAAACTTTGAGTGTCCATCTGGTCAGGCTATATATAAGATTAAGTCATATCATGATAACAGCAGAGAAGATAGAGTGTTTGAATTCTTCTGCAA AAATTTCCCGACATCGTTTAGTAAATGCACTTGGACTAATTATGTGAACGAATGGGATAAGCCTTTCAGTGCAACTTGTCCTTACAACGGTGTTATTGTCGGAGCAAACAGCTACCATGACAACGGCAGAGAAGATAGACT atGGAAATGGTACTGCTGTGAAAGTAATGCATATTATGCAGTCAACTGCTATGAAACGCCTCTTATTAACGATTGGGATGCCTATCACGAATATACTGCACCTAGTGGATATTTCATCCATGGTGTCGCTGGTTACCATGATAACAACAGAGA ggACAGAAGATGGCAGTACAATGTCTGTCAAATAAAGACGTACTAA
- the LOC140060682 gene encoding UBL fusion protein SDE2-like has product MTFFVNTFTKGSVCLGHELSVRTVGDLKVKFCSQYNLSTNELRITHNGRNASDECLLEINGTYYVTLALHGGKGGFGSMLRMLGAQIEKTTNHEACRDLSGRRMRDVNNEKKLVDWLDKKAELERERDEKRKAKLEKMRAKPRHVFTDPNYDKQKKNVLENLDDAITQGLQASTTSESTSTLSVSTSKRKMTEYEEDQNKKSCLWMGVGMDDSDSDDEHEVEAQKEKVVEEKTEIPQSKDYENELKHSTIHDEDTTPSENNSMSPSKSVPPVDIIITNKTDDNLENEELDIEQFSSASELESVGLERLKKVLMARGLKCGGTLQERASRLFSVRGLAQDEIDPSLLAKQSKGKKGKKSTTKK; this is encoded by the exons ATGACTTTCTTCGTAAACACATTTACTAAAGGATCTGTTTGCCTTGGACATGAATTATCTGTGCGGACAGTTGGTGATTTAAAAGTGAAATTTTGTAGCCAATAT AATCTATCCACAAATGAGTTGAGAATAACGCACAATGGGAGGAATGCGAGTGATGAATGTTTGCTTGAAATAAATGGAACTTATTATGTAACACTAGCACTTCATGGTGGAAAAGGAg GGTTTGGTTCCATGCTACGTATGCTGGGTGCTCAAATTGAGAAAACAACCAATCATGAAGCTTGCAGAGATTTGAGTGGAAGAAGAATGCGTGACGTTAACAACGAAAAAAA ACTTGTTGATTGGCTCGATAAGAAGGCTGAATTGGAAAGGGAGCGAGATGAAAAACGAAAAGCAAAACTTGAGAAAATGCGGGCCAAACCAAGGCATGTGTTTACAGATCCAAATTATGATAAACAGAAAAAGAATGTGTTGGAGAATTTAGATGACGCAATTACTCAAG GCTTACAAGCTTCAACAACAAGTGAAAGTACCTCCACCTTATCAGTATCTACATCAAAGAGAAAAATGACTGAATATGAAGAAGATCAGAACAAGAAGTCATGCTTGTG GATGGGAGTAGGTATGGACGACAGCGATAGTGATGACGAACATGAAGTAGAGGCACAAAAGGAGAAAGTTGTAGAAGAGAAAACAGAAATTCCACAATCTAAAGACTATGAGAATGAATTGAAACATTCAACAATACATGATGAAGACACAACACCCTCAGAAAACAATAGCATGTCGCCCTCTAAGAGTGTTCCTCCTGTGgacataattattacaaataaaacagATGATAACTTA GAAAATGAAGAACTTGATATTGAACAATTTTCCTCGGCCAGCGAACTTGAATCTGTTGGACTAGAACGACTTAAGAAGGTATTGATGGCGCGAGGGTTGAAATGTGGTGGTACACTACAAGAGAGGGCTAGTCGTTTGTTTTCTGTAAGAGGTCTTGCTCAAGATGAAATTGATCCAAGTCTGTTAGCTAAGCAATCAAAGGGAAAGAAGGGCAaaaaatcaacaacaaaaaaataa
- the LOC140060681 gene encoding uncharacterized protein isoform X1 yields the protein MTSKSERNLFVKTYSRKTVRIWKDDKFVPTGLKTTNPVQQVKRPRFLRSRMYPEAWSDDDRFISLSQRKAKHARPLKNISNDEPTLKVAGKRIGSPFHKKKGAMSVSRGHLKLIEESEPECQDLIDNKDAHAAHLSSIQCPEAVQLPQLTNTPAVSECSIVNLLDNNTSGQSSDDVSSLTDSMETIADDLTTTDLDTSSTQTCLEDSDDSDEDTTLCCTDSTMTYKTAYDEKEETFLDMETLRHDLPDYAADIARPLEPVQFSFLHKITPISFTAKKAKGLLPVIKVSKVIPKKRPSVGRFTGMNQANSTLQKKTTALAIHDYQSVGDLSDIPVDNNLEGHWNAWTDKNLHSTPVENSEISKVRTQPDLSSITGGIEHLYNLQGVVSSMDASSIKGAPTQGGADTQGCTDTQGGVGTRQGDHTRHTKRPRSVFSFTTSEESSDASYHSEKSVLQIHGKRLLSAAKVNKSPSKSSSIKSSKHVSFSLCDNKKREYEPELSIQAAQLHLPSISPSSSILKKRSTSMVDKSIVNDGANIKTSTPIRKKRHRSHRSSMMKYSFDVSAVELPACDERELILQDNYESEVMEITPTKTTAKEVTPQIQKLSGGIPSENDLQTLMIKGETTPLMRVKRALSNAVVPTLPKNKKSRKTPNDLNEDHPTVAVSSNRKLFNAQTVVPQCCIEKFNEYSYLPAGKFVQYKSSIKFDQNIPEDILTILPATVNG from the exons ATGACTTCAAAAAGTGAAAGAAACTTGTTTGTTAAAACATATTCTCGAAAAACAGTTAGAATTTGGAAAGATGACAAGTTTGTACCAACAGGATTAAAAACAACCAACCCAGTACAACAAG tTAAACGACCTCGTTTTCTGCGGAGTAGGATGTACCCTGAAGCTTGGTCTGATGATGACCggtttatctctctctctcaaag AAAAGCAAAGCATGCTCGTCCATTAAAGAATATTAGTAATGATGAACCAACACTTAAAGTAGCAGGCAAGAGAATAGGATCACCTTTCCACAAGAAAAAAg GTGCAATGTCAGTCAGCAGAGGTCACTTGAAGCTAATAGAAGAATCAGAACCAGAGTGCCAAGATTTGATAGACAATAAAGATGCACATGCTGCCCATTTGAG TAGCATCCAGTGTCCTGAAGCTGTACAGCTCCCTCAGCTCACAAACACTCCTGCT GTGAGTGAATGCTCAATCGTTAATTTATTGGACAATAATACTTCTGGCCAATCTTCCGACGACGTAAGTAGTCTAACGGACAGTATGGAAACGATTGCAGATGACCTTACGACAACTGACCTGGATACCTCATCAACGCAAACCTGCCTTGAGGACAGTGATGACTCAG ATGAAGATACAACACTTTGCTGTACCGACTCAACCATGACGTATAAAACAGCGTATGACGAAAAAGAAGAAACATTTCTCGATATGGAAACTCTTAGACACGACTTACCAG ATTATGCAGCAGACATAGCCAGACCATTGGAACCTGTACAGTTCAGCTTCCTCCACAAGATTACACCCATATCATTCACAGCTAAAAAGGCCAAAGGACTTCTACCAGTTATCAAAG TGTCCAAAGTGATACCAAAGAAGAGACCATCAGTTGGCAGGTTCACAGGTATGAATCAAGCAAACTCAACGCTTCAGAAGAAGACAACGGCACTTGCTATCCATGACTACCAATCTGTCGGTGATCTATCAGATATTCCAG ttgaCAATAATCTAGAGGGACACTGGAATGCATGGACAGACAAGAACCTCCACTCAACACCAGTTGAGAATTCTGAAATAAGTAAAGTTAGAACTCAACCTGATCTTTCCAGCATAAcag GAGGTATAGAACATTTATATAATCTACAAGGAGTAGTTTCATCTATGGATGCTTCATCAATCAAAGGTGCACCCACACAAGGGGGAGCAGATACTCAAGGTTGTACTGACACTCAAGGAGGAGTAGGCACTCGACAGGGGGACCACACTCGGCATACAAAACGGCCACGATCAGTATTCAGTTTCACAACCAGTGAAGAAAGTTCTGATGCCTCATACCATTCAG AGAAATCTGTTTTGCAAATTCATGGTAAAAGACTATTATCAGCAGCTAAAGTCAACAAAAGCCCT TCCAAGAGCAGTAGTATTAAGAGTTCAAAACATGTGTCATTTTCACTGTGCGataataaaaaaagagaatatGAACCAGAGTTAAGTATTCAAGCAGCACAGCTTCATCTGCCCTCTATATCGCCATCAAGTAGTATTCTGAAGAAG AGAAGTACCAGTATGGTAGACAAATCGATAGTGAATGATGGCGCTAACATAAAGACGAGTACACCAATCAGGAAAAAGAGGCACAGAAGTCATCGATCAAGCATGATGAAATACTCT TTTGATGTTTCCGCTGTTGAGTTACCAGCTTGTGATGAAAGGGAGCTAATTTTACAAGACAACTATGAATCAGAAGTCATGGAAATAACTCCAACTAAAACTACAGCCAAAGAG GTTACACCACAGATACAGAAGTTATCAGGTGGTATTCCATCTGAAAACGATCTACAGACATTAATGATCAAAGGAGAGACAACTCCATTAATGAGAGTGAAGAGAGCATTGAGTAATGCAGTGGTACCAACTCTACCAAAGAATAAAAAAAGCAGAAAAACACCAAATGATTTGAATGAA GATCATCCCACGGTGGCAGTGTCCAGCAATCGCAAACTGTTTAACGCTCAAACTGTTGTGCCACAGTGTTGCATAGAAAAATTCAATGAGTACTCATATTTACCAGCGGGTAAATTCGTACAGTACAAGTCATCTATCAAGTTTGATCAGAACATTCCGGAGG ATATCCTAACTATACTTCCAGCAACTGTAAATGGGTGA
- the LOC140060681 gene encoding uncharacterized protein isoform X2 produces MTSKSERNLFVKTYSRKTVRIWKDDKFVPTGLKTTNPVQQVKRPRFLRSRMYPEAWSDDDRFISLSQRKAKHARPLKNISNDEPTLKVAGKRIGSPFHKKKGAMSVSRGHLKLIEESEPECQDLIDNKDAHAAHLSSIQCPEAVQLPQLTNTPAVSECSIVNLLDNNTSGQSSDDVSSLTDSMETIADDLTTTDLDTSSTQTCLEDSDDSDEDTTLCCTDSTMTYKTAYDEKEETFLDMETLRHDLPDYAADIARPLEPVQFSFLHKITPISFTAKKAKGLLPVIKVSKVIPKKRPSVGRFTGMNQANSTLQKKTTALAIHDYQSVGDLSDIPVDNNLEGHWNAWTDKNLHSTPVENSEISKVRTQPDLSSITGGIEHLYNLQGVVSSMDASSIKGAPTQGGADTQGCTDTQGGVGTRQGDHTRHTKRPRSVFSFTTSEESSDASYHSEKSVLQIHGKRLLSAAKVNKSPSKSSSIKSSKHVSFSLCDNKKREYEPELSIQAAQLHLPSISPSSSILKKRSTSMVDKSIVNDGANIKTSTPIRKKRHRSHRSSMMKYSFDVSAVELPACDERELILQDNYESEVMEITPTKTTAKEVTPQIQKLSGGIPSENDLQTLMIKGETTPLMRVKRALSNAVVPTLPKNKKSRKTPNDLNEDHPTVAVSSNRKLFNAQTVVPQCCIEKFNEYSYLPAGKFVQYKSSIKFDQNIPEGK; encoded by the exons ATGACTTCAAAAAGTGAAAGAAACTTGTTTGTTAAAACATATTCTCGAAAAACAGTTAGAATTTGGAAAGATGACAAGTTTGTACCAACAGGATTAAAAACAACCAACCCAGTACAACAAG tTAAACGACCTCGTTTTCTGCGGAGTAGGATGTACCCTGAAGCTTGGTCTGATGATGACCggtttatctctctctctcaaag AAAAGCAAAGCATGCTCGTCCATTAAAGAATATTAGTAATGATGAACCAACACTTAAAGTAGCAGGCAAGAGAATAGGATCACCTTTCCACAAGAAAAAAg GTGCAATGTCAGTCAGCAGAGGTCACTTGAAGCTAATAGAAGAATCAGAACCAGAGTGCCAAGATTTGATAGACAATAAAGATGCACATGCTGCCCATTTGAG TAGCATCCAGTGTCCTGAAGCTGTACAGCTCCCTCAGCTCACAAACACTCCTGCT GTGAGTGAATGCTCAATCGTTAATTTATTGGACAATAATACTTCTGGCCAATCTTCCGACGACGTAAGTAGTCTAACGGACAGTATGGAAACGATTGCAGATGACCTTACGACAACTGACCTGGATACCTCATCAACGCAAACCTGCCTTGAGGACAGTGATGACTCAG ATGAAGATACAACACTTTGCTGTACCGACTCAACCATGACGTATAAAACAGCGTATGACGAAAAAGAAGAAACATTTCTCGATATGGAAACTCTTAGACACGACTTACCAG ATTATGCAGCAGACATAGCCAGACCATTGGAACCTGTACAGTTCAGCTTCCTCCACAAGATTACACCCATATCATTCACAGCTAAAAAGGCCAAAGGACTTCTACCAGTTATCAAAG TGTCCAAAGTGATACCAAAGAAGAGACCATCAGTTGGCAGGTTCACAGGTATGAATCAAGCAAACTCAACGCTTCAGAAGAAGACAACGGCACTTGCTATCCATGACTACCAATCTGTCGGTGATCTATCAGATATTCCAG ttgaCAATAATCTAGAGGGACACTGGAATGCATGGACAGACAAGAACCTCCACTCAACACCAGTTGAGAATTCTGAAATAAGTAAAGTTAGAACTCAACCTGATCTTTCCAGCATAAcag GAGGTATAGAACATTTATATAATCTACAAGGAGTAGTTTCATCTATGGATGCTTCATCAATCAAAGGTGCACCCACACAAGGGGGAGCAGATACTCAAGGTTGTACTGACACTCAAGGAGGAGTAGGCACTCGACAGGGGGACCACACTCGGCATACAAAACGGCCACGATCAGTATTCAGTTTCACAACCAGTGAAGAAAGTTCTGATGCCTCATACCATTCAG AGAAATCTGTTTTGCAAATTCATGGTAAAAGACTATTATCAGCAGCTAAAGTCAACAAAAGCCCT TCCAAGAGCAGTAGTATTAAGAGTTCAAAACATGTGTCATTTTCACTGTGCGataataaaaaaagagaatatGAACCAGAGTTAAGTATTCAAGCAGCACAGCTTCATCTGCCCTCTATATCGCCATCAAGTAGTATTCTGAAGAAG AGAAGTACCAGTATGGTAGACAAATCGATAGTGAATGATGGCGCTAACATAAAGACGAGTACACCAATCAGGAAAAAGAGGCACAGAAGTCATCGATCAAGCATGATGAAATACTCT TTTGATGTTTCCGCTGTTGAGTTACCAGCTTGTGATGAAAGGGAGCTAATTTTACAAGACAACTATGAATCAGAAGTCATGGAAATAACTCCAACTAAAACTACAGCCAAAGAG GTTACACCACAGATACAGAAGTTATCAGGTGGTATTCCATCTGAAAACGATCTACAGACATTAATGATCAAAGGAGAGACAACTCCATTAATGAGAGTGAAGAGAGCATTGAGTAATGCAGTGGTACCAACTCTACCAAAGAATAAAAAAAGCAGAAAAACACCAAATGATTTGAATGAA GATCATCCCACGGTGGCAGTGTCCAGCAATCGCAAACTGTTTAACGCTCAAACTGTTGTGCCACAGTGTTGCATAGAAAAATTCAATGAGTACTCATATTTACCAGCGGGTAAATTCGTACAGTACAAGTCATCTATCAAGTTTGATCAGAACATTCCGGAGGGTAAATGA
- the LOC140060989 gene encoding uncharacterized protein: protein MTDLRRQTILNQSGHSPFQSVPYSPVIMPTRRWSSPAATVPDWSSEDKNQNSFDRNVPQTPISVTSASDFPPTTPKIASTPPGTDCQLRTPMVASTPPDQLVPSTPIEYRLSSKVQPYSTSRPNRSIEPSPVADTGIRQSNLFDGDDDDIFPT from the exons aTGACTGACTTAAGAAGACAGACGATCTTGAATCAATCCGGCCATTCACCTTTTCAATCAGTTCCATATTCACCAGTAATCATGCCAACTAGAAGGTGGTCCTCACCAGCGGCCACTGTACCAGATTGGTCATCAGAAGACAAGAACC aaaactcGTTTGATCGAAATGTACCTCAGACTCCAATAAGTGTCACAAGCGCTTCCGATTTCCCGCCAACTACCCCGAAGATAGCCTCTACACCGCCAGGTACCGATTGTCAGCTACGAACACCAATGGTAGCCTCTACACCACCAG ATCAGCTAGTTCCTAGTACACCCATAGAGTACAGATTGTCCAGCAAAGTCCAACCATACTCAACCTCGAGACCAAATCGAAGCATTGAGCCATCACCTGTAGCAGATACAGGAATTCGGCAGTCAAATCTATTCGATGGAGATGACGACGACATTTTCCCAACGTAA